From a region of the Colias croceus chromosome 30, ilColCroc2.1 genome:
- the LOC123704756 gene encoding uncharacterized protein LOC123704756 isoform X3, with translation MEGITTLNGCCACLSTKYKLKPMNHEEIYIYNRLLLKDCIRETMFICVFCRTLLNKINKFIKQCELAQQLMNNFNMDNSIEMTAIHNLSTSSVELNYYLGDELMIKDEDDVFDDDIPLILLSNNSDNCELEDETSDHLNVNSLKKGNSVDNLQELEVKEDIDFDINITPTGCFDKKLYKNKGKKKNKTTIPNGFSSRMVRETDEYTVIKLTKEQVLEEMEANRKTEKYNMAPYKCEKCAKGFNFEDVLLSHLEKHSPASKMPPTNRKKRGESWTEDTMRAAINAIQRGQLTQRAASEKYNIPRRTLRDHLKDGNAKKRFGRKPVFSENQEADLVARIIRFAKIGMPLTPKFIKKQAFLFCEKAAGKDWLRSFLKRNPSISKRKPQIMNPAGAQKLNKASVQQHFEVVEKLYDDLDIREHPERLYNMDEKGCRITVHNQHTVLAEKGSKRVHPIAPENAENVTIAMCVNAVGTAIPPMILFKGQRKRADLKKNVPNGTLVQMAPKGSMTSDLFVEFIKHLAKFKVAGKCLLIFDAKCHLSIEALDEAEKNDIVLYCLPSNTTHELQPLDKSVNKSFEHHWDEAVLNFLHENPNEILTKATFNQLFTKVWYKCMTYNNIVNGFKATGLFPFNPEAIPEEAYAPSVLTEIPYPQIEDNSVQNAGPPNQNHSTQEIDQPMQDIRDNDENSYNPSYSSFLSSDKQPVNFDNYQHKPGFPSCEQLSKKPRTDYNFPVESLDAVRDNSGEKFRLVDYYSSSTEFSEGEDTRKEEHNVQCASSSSILSSSCLELKASCSGLQRNREISPVPSTESSAEGFINQQHKSKLSVADVYSGLSSEEFESEHVMLSRSNVTPKKQPTNYSLPNFNRISSGDSTCSHESEDNIPLSSLRKQNDKMSFQELFPTPNYAIVKNERPRKKAMNYKGQKITKNLFMENKRKVKGQKANKKNKTQRNYDETIKRE, from the exons atggaagGAATAACAACTCTAAATGGTTGTTGCGCTTGTTTATCCACAAAGTACAAGTTAAAACCTATGAACCATGaggaaatatatatttacaatagaCTGTTGTTGAag GACTGCATCAGAGAAACAATGTTCATATGCGTATTTTGCAGAACTctcttaaacaaaattaacaaatttatcAAGCAGTGTGAGCTTGCTCAACaacttatgaataattttaacatg GATAATTCAATAGAAATGACAGCAATACACAATTTGTCAACATCAAGTGTTGagctaaattattatttaggtgATGAGTTGATGATTAAAGACGAAGATGATGTATTTGACGATGACATTCCATTGATTTTATTGAGCAATAATAGCGATAATTGTGAG cTTGAAGACGAAACATCAGACCATTTAAATGTTAACAGCTTAAAAAAAGGAAACAGTGTGGATAATTTACAAGAACTTGAAGTAAAGGAAGATATTGATTTT GATATAAATATCACACCTACAGGGTGTttcgataaaaaattatacaaaaataaaggtaaaaagaaaaataaaacaacaataccAAATGGATTCTCTTCGCGAATGGTGAGAGAGACAGACGAATATACTGTCATAAAGTTGACTAAAGAACAG GTTCTTGAAGAAATGGAAGCGAATCGAAAAACGGAAAAATACAATATGGCGCCATACAAATGTGAAAAATGTGCAAAGGGTTTTAATTTCGAAGATGTTCTTTTGTCGCATTTGGAAAAGCATTCACCG GCCAGTAAAATGCCACCAACGAATCGAAAGAAAAGAGGAGAGTCTTGGACAGAAGACACAATGAGGGCTGCAATCAATGCTATACAAAGGGGCCAACTCACACAGAGAGCTGCCTCTGAAAAGTACAATATACCTCGTAGGACTCTTAGAGATCACTTAAAAGATGGAAATGCTAAAAAACGTTTTGGAAGAAAACCTGTTTTTTCTGAGAATCAAGAAGCAGACTTAGTCGCAAGAATAATAAGGTTTGCCAAAATTGGTATGCCTCTAAcaccaaaatttataaaaaaacaggCTTTTCTTTTCTGCGAGAAAGCTGCTGGGAAAGATTGGCTCAGATCTTTTTTAAAACGGAATCCGTCGATTAGCAAAAGGAAACCACAGATAATGAATCCAGCAGGAGCACAAAAGTTAAACAAAGCTAGTGTGCAACAACATTTTGAAGTAGTAGAAAAGTTATATGATGATTTAGATATCCGAGAACATCCTGAGAGGCTTTACAATATGGATGAGAAAGGTTGTCGTATAACAGTACATAACCAGCACACCGTTTTAGCTGAAAAGGGTAGTAAGAGAGTTCACCCCATTGCTCCCGAAAACGCTGAAAACGTCACGATAGCGATGTGTGTAAATGCCGTCGGTACGGCAATCCCACCGATGATACTGTTCAAAGGACAAAGGAAAAGAGctgatttaaagaaaaatgtcCCAAATGGAACATTAGTACAAATGGCTCCAAAGGGGAGCATGACGTCAGACTTGTTTGTCGAATTCATTAAGCACCTAGCAAAATTCAAGGTTGCTGGAAAATGTTTGCTGATATTCGATGCTAAATGTCACCTATCAATAGAAGCACTTGATGAAGCTGAGAAAAATGATATAGTTTTATATTGCCTCCCCTCTAACACCACACACGAACTACAACCGTTGGATAAGTCTGTAAACAAGTCTTTCGAACACCACTGGGATGAAGCTGTCTTAAACTTTTTGCACGAAAACCCCAATGAAATATTAACAAAGGCCACATTTAACCAATTATTTACGAAAGTCTGGTACAAGTGTAtgacatataataatatcgttAATGGTTTTAAAGCAACAGGTCTCTTTCCTTTCAATCCGGAGGCAATTCCTGAAGAGGCATACGCCCCATCGGTTTTGACGGAAATTCCGTACCCTCAGATTGAAGATAACTCTGTTCAGAACGCAGGTCCTCCAAATCAAAATCATTCAACGCAGGAAATAGATCAGCCAATGCAGGACATACGAGATAATGACGAAAATTCTTACAATCCATCATATTCTTCATTCCTTTCATCTGATAAGCAGCCTGTGAACTTTGACAACTACCAACATAAACCAGGGTTTCCTAGTTGTGAACAGCTCAGTAAAAAACCAAGAACAGATTACAATTTTCCAGTTGAGTCGTTGGATGCCGTTCGAGACAATAGTGGAGAAAAATTTCGTCTTGTGGATTATTATAGCTCATCTACAGAATTTTCAGAAGGGGAAGATACAAGAAAGGAAGAACATAATGTTCAATGTGCTTCATCATCTTCCATCTTGTCATCTAGTTGTTTGGAATTAAAAGCAAGTTGTTCAGGATTACAAAGAAACAGAGAAATTAGCCCTGTTCCCAGTACTGAAAGTTCCGCTGAGGGTTTTATCAATCAACAGCACAAATCTAAGCTTTCAGTTGCTGATGTATACAGTGGTTTGTCATCTGAAGAATTTGAAAGTGAACATGTTATGTTAAGTAGAAGTAACGTTAcaccaaaaaaacaacctaCTAATTATTCATTGCCAAACTTTAACAGAATTAGTTCTGGCGACTCTACTTGCTCGCATGAGAGTGAAGACAATATTCCATTAAGCTCGCTTAGGAAACAAAATGACAAAATGTCATTTCAAGAACTTTTCCCAACGCCAAACTACGCAATAGTTAAAAATGAACGTCCGCGTAAAAAGGCGATGAACTACAAAGGccaaaaaattactaaaaatctGTTTATGgaaaacaaaagaaaagtAAAAGGGCAAAAGGCGAATAAAAAGAACAAAACACAAAGGAAttatgacgaaactataaaaCGAGAATAA
- the LOC123704756 gene encoding uncharacterized protein LOC123704756 isoform X1 — MEGITTLNGCCACLSTKYKLKPMNHEEIYIYNRLLLKDCIRETMFICVFCRTLLNKINKFIKQCELAQQLMNNFNMDNSIEMTAIHNLSTSSVELNYYLGDELMIKDEDDVFDDDIPLILLSNNSDNCELEDETSDHLNVNSLKEENSVDNLQELEVKEDIDFLEDETSDHLNVNSLKKGNSVDNLQELEVKEDIDFDINITPTGCFDKKLYKNKGKKKNKTTIPNGFSSRMVRETDEYTVIKLTKEQVLEEMEANRKTEKYNMAPYKCEKCAKGFNFEDVLLSHLEKHSPASKMPPTNRKKRGESWTEDTMRAAINAIQRGQLTQRAASEKYNIPRRTLRDHLKDGNAKKRFGRKPVFSENQEADLVARIIRFAKIGMPLTPKFIKKQAFLFCEKAAGKDWLRSFLKRNPSISKRKPQIMNPAGAQKLNKASVQQHFEVVEKLYDDLDIREHPERLYNMDEKGCRITVHNQHTVLAEKGSKRVHPIAPENAENVTIAMCVNAVGTAIPPMILFKGQRKRADLKKNVPNGTLVQMAPKGSMTSDLFVEFIKHLAKFKVAGKCLLIFDAKCHLSIEALDEAEKNDIVLYCLPSNTTHELQPLDKSVNKSFEHHWDEAVLNFLHENPNEILTKATFNQLFTKVWYKCMTYNNIVNGFKATGLFPFNPEAIPEEAYAPSVLTEIPYPQIEDNSVQNAGPPNQNHSTQEIDQPMQDIRDNDENSYNPSYSSFLSSDKQPVNFDNYQHKPGFPSCEQLSKKPRTDYNFPVESLDAVRDNSGEKFRLVDYYSSSTEFSEGEDTRKEEHNVQCASSSSILSSSCLELKASCSGLQRNREISPVPSTESSAEGFINQQHKSKLSVADVYSGLSSEEFESEHVMLSRSNVTPKKQPTNYSLPNFNRISSGDSTCSHESEDNIPLSSLRKQNDKMSFQELFPTPNYAIVKNERPRKKAMNYKGQKITKNLFMENKRKVKGQKANKKNKTQRNYDETIKRE, encoded by the exons atggaagGAATAACAACTCTAAATGGTTGTTGCGCTTGTTTATCCACAAAGTACAAGTTAAAACCTATGAACCATGaggaaatatatatttacaatagaCTGTTGTTGAag GACTGCATCAGAGAAACAATGTTCATATGCGTATTTTGCAGAACTctcttaaacaaaattaacaaatttatcAAGCAGTGTGAGCTTGCTCAACaacttatgaataattttaacatg GATAATTCAATAGAAATGACAGCAATACACAATTTGTCAACATCAAGTGTTGagctaaattattatttaggtgATGAGTTGATGATTAAAGACGAAGATGATGTATTTGACGATGACATTCCATTGATTTTATTGAGCAATAATAGCGATAATTGTGAG ctTGAAGACGAAACATCAGACCATTTGAACGTTAACAGCTTAAAAGAAGAGAACAGTGTGGATAATTTACAAGAACTTGAAGTAAAGGAAGATATTGATTTT cTTGAAGACGAAACATCAGACCATTTAAATGTTAACAGCTTAAAAAAAGGAAACAGTGTGGATAATTTACAAGAACTTGAAGTAAAGGAAGATATTGATTTT GATATAAATATCACACCTACAGGGTGTttcgataaaaaattatacaaaaataaaggtaaaaagaaaaataaaacaacaataccAAATGGATTCTCTTCGCGAATGGTGAGAGAGACAGACGAATATACTGTCATAAAGTTGACTAAAGAACAG GTTCTTGAAGAAATGGAAGCGAATCGAAAAACGGAAAAATACAATATGGCGCCATACAAATGTGAAAAATGTGCAAAGGGTTTTAATTTCGAAGATGTTCTTTTGTCGCATTTGGAAAAGCATTCACCG GCCAGTAAAATGCCACCAACGAATCGAAAGAAAAGAGGAGAGTCTTGGACAGAAGACACAATGAGGGCTGCAATCAATGCTATACAAAGGGGCCAACTCACACAGAGAGCTGCCTCTGAAAAGTACAATATACCTCGTAGGACTCTTAGAGATCACTTAAAAGATGGAAATGCTAAAAAACGTTTTGGAAGAAAACCTGTTTTTTCTGAGAATCAAGAAGCAGACTTAGTCGCAAGAATAATAAGGTTTGCCAAAATTGGTATGCCTCTAAcaccaaaatttataaaaaaacaggCTTTTCTTTTCTGCGAGAAAGCTGCTGGGAAAGATTGGCTCAGATCTTTTTTAAAACGGAATCCGTCGATTAGCAAAAGGAAACCACAGATAATGAATCCAGCAGGAGCACAAAAGTTAAACAAAGCTAGTGTGCAACAACATTTTGAAGTAGTAGAAAAGTTATATGATGATTTAGATATCCGAGAACATCCTGAGAGGCTTTACAATATGGATGAGAAAGGTTGTCGTATAACAGTACATAACCAGCACACCGTTTTAGCTGAAAAGGGTAGTAAGAGAGTTCACCCCATTGCTCCCGAAAACGCTGAAAACGTCACGATAGCGATGTGTGTAAATGCCGTCGGTACGGCAATCCCACCGATGATACTGTTCAAAGGACAAAGGAAAAGAGctgatttaaagaaaaatgtcCCAAATGGAACATTAGTACAAATGGCTCCAAAGGGGAGCATGACGTCAGACTTGTTTGTCGAATTCATTAAGCACCTAGCAAAATTCAAGGTTGCTGGAAAATGTTTGCTGATATTCGATGCTAAATGTCACCTATCAATAGAAGCACTTGATGAAGCTGAGAAAAATGATATAGTTTTATATTGCCTCCCCTCTAACACCACACACGAACTACAACCGTTGGATAAGTCTGTAAACAAGTCTTTCGAACACCACTGGGATGAAGCTGTCTTAAACTTTTTGCACGAAAACCCCAATGAAATATTAACAAAGGCCACATTTAACCAATTATTTACGAAAGTCTGGTACAAGTGTAtgacatataataatatcgttAATGGTTTTAAAGCAACAGGTCTCTTTCCTTTCAATCCGGAGGCAATTCCTGAAGAGGCATACGCCCCATCGGTTTTGACGGAAATTCCGTACCCTCAGATTGAAGATAACTCTGTTCAGAACGCAGGTCCTCCAAATCAAAATCATTCAACGCAGGAAATAGATCAGCCAATGCAGGACATACGAGATAATGACGAAAATTCTTACAATCCATCATATTCTTCATTCCTTTCATCTGATAAGCAGCCTGTGAACTTTGACAACTACCAACATAAACCAGGGTTTCCTAGTTGTGAACAGCTCAGTAAAAAACCAAGAACAGATTACAATTTTCCAGTTGAGTCGTTGGATGCCGTTCGAGACAATAGTGGAGAAAAATTTCGTCTTGTGGATTATTATAGCTCATCTACAGAATTTTCAGAAGGGGAAGATACAAGAAAGGAAGAACATAATGTTCAATGTGCTTCATCATCTTCCATCTTGTCATCTAGTTGTTTGGAATTAAAAGCAAGTTGTTCAGGATTACAAAGAAACAGAGAAATTAGCCCTGTTCCCAGTACTGAAAGTTCCGCTGAGGGTTTTATCAATCAACAGCACAAATCTAAGCTTTCAGTTGCTGATGTATACAGTGGTTTGTCATCTGAAGAATTTGAAAGTGAACATGTTATGTTAAGTAGAAGTAACGTTAcaccaaaaaaacaacctaCTAATTATTCATTGCCAAACTTTAACAGAATTAGTTCTGGCGACTCTACTTGCTCGCATGAGAGTGAAGACAATATTCCATTAAGCTCGCTTAGGAAACAAAATGACAAAATGTCATTTCAAGAACTTTTCCCAACGCCAAACTACGCAATAGTTAAAAATGAACGTCCGCGTAAAAAGGCGATGAACTACAAAGGccaaaaaattactaaaaatctGTTTATGgaaaacaaaagaaaagtAAAAGGGCAAAAGGCGAATAAAAAGAACAAAACACAAAGGAAttatgacgaaactataaaaCGAGAATAA